The Stomoxys calcitrans chromosome 3, idStoCalc2.1, whole genome shotgun sequence genome includes a region encoding these proteins:
- the LOC106089718 gene encoding protein smoothened, whose protein sequence is STFLFLGNVAQIWKHSHPPFNILTGLLIAFYLIPTNYPHYASANITVGTQLLPAAAVSNGISTNLLTPLEPINGTSNFRIYGSKKGKDDKHWMDGRGLSMQHVKCVRKASCEKLKFSTCLGAKLPYEYTSLDLTISHSQKDIQERLNNSMALKHVPKCWAVIQPFLCAVLAPKCEKINGEDMVYLPSLEMCRITLEPCRILYNTSYFPEYLKCNETHFPSKCNNDVREMKFNLTGECLDPLVPTESSVSYHAGVEGCGVRCKDPLYTDGEHRQIHKLIAWGATLCFLANLFVVATFIIDWENASKYPALIVFYINMCFMIACLGWLAQFTPDSRDDIVCRKDGTLRHSEPTAGENLSCVVVFVIVYYFLIAAMVWFVFLTYAWHLRAVGNVQDRIDKKGSYFHLIAWSLPLVLTITTLALSEVDGNSIVGICFVGYRNHAMRSGLLLGPLCGVILVGGYFIIRGMIMLFGLKHFANDIKSTSASNKIHLIIVRMGVCALFTLLFILVSIACHFNEFRNSHAWSDSLKDYVNCSIFGRFNNEYVQCKFAQRPSVSMLQLHLLCLFGAGIVMSTWCWTPSSLETWKRYLRKKCGKDVSEEVKMPKHKVIAQTWAKRKEFEDKGRLSITLCNTHTDPVGLNFDVNDLNSSETNDISSTWANYLPQFVKRRMALTGAATTTNSASQAAHRKNSLDSEISFSVRHVSVESRRNSVDSQVSVKIQEMKTKVARSRGGRHHHHGKHATGGGKRYQKARDFGGNVRKHNSGGGGGGVGRRESSTSIESQIIALQKTTYPNARHKVGLFTQSTKNHSSKRRHGHGTLDPADITEFLARNGQLILPFLQNQGMTTSSDDDENSKGSLKIQGSRLDVVLKQDLSDEDTDDSDNGNRKGPQIEEIHDDDDDKKSKRHSAYEDLLLKQTQKSHDSNHNHNQSRNSTRASRHSRKSQPLNSSQHKRSLKRKPENSSHANRRKSTNSKIFEMDFLNTSDLNLQLKRELTFGGHGEDDDDSASEDSFSSVDLDLPLNVFLQNSISGHSKTSCDVGIQADAFDLSNRTSADEDDLKKFVHKLTDNNQCRKSRYEEDALEMQSLMGKHKENSLLMSESEKLKMLLLPSK, encoded by the exons tcaacatttttatttttgggaaatgttgcccaaatttg GAAACATTCTCATCCACCCTTCAACATACTCACCGGCCTTTTAATTGCATTTTATCTAATCCCAACCAACTATCCCCACTATGCCAGTGCCAATATAACGGTGGGTACACAACTTCTTCCGGCAGCCGCAGTTTCCAACGGTATATCCACAAATTTATTAACACCCTTGGAGCCCATTAATGGTACCAGTAATTTCCGCATCTATGGCAGTAAAAAAGGCAAAGACGACAAGCATTGGATGGATGGGCGAGGACTGAGTATGCAACATGTGAAATGTGTGCGAAAAGCTAGTTgtgaaaaattgaaattttccacatgttTGGGTGCCAAATTGCCCTATGAATACACCAGTCTGGATTTGACCATATCGCATAGTCAAAAAGACATACAGGAGAGATTGAATAACAGCATGGCCCTGAAACATGTGCCCAAATGTTGGGCAGTGATACAG CCTTTTTTATGCGCAGTTTTGGCTCCCAAATGTGAAAAAATCAATGGCGAAGATATGGTTTATTTGCCCTCTTTGGAAATGTGCCGCATAACCTTGGAACCCTGTCGCATACTGTACAATACCTCCTATTTTCCGGAATATTTGAAGTGCAATGAAACCCACTTTCCTTCCAAGTGCAACAATGATGTGCGAGAAATGAAATTCAACCTGACGGGCGAATGTTTGGATCCCTTAGTGCCCACAGAGTCCAGTGTTAGCTATCATGCTGGTGTGGAAGGCTGTGGGGTGCGATGTAAGGATCCTTTGTACACAGATGGCGAGCACAGGCAGATACACAAGTTAATAGCCTGGGGTGCCACATTATGTTTTTTGGCCAATCTATTTGTGGTGGCCACATTTATCATAGATTGGGAGAATGCTAGCAAATATCCGGCCTTGATAGTTTTTTACATAAACATGTGCTTTATGATTGCTTGCTTGGG ttgGCTGGCCCAGTTTACCCCTGACTCTCGTGATGATATAGTCTGCCGCAAGGATGGCACTTTGCGCCATTCAGAACCCACTGCCGGCGAGAATCTTTCCTGTGTTGTGGTTTTTGTCATAGTCTACTATTTCCTTATAGCCGCCATGGTTTGGTTTGTTTTTCTCACCTATGCTTGGCATTTAAGAGCTGTGGGCAATGTTCAAGATCGCATAGATAAAAAGGGGTCATATTTCCATTTGATAGCATGGTCTTTACCTTTGGTATTGACCATAACTACCTTGGCTTTGAGTGAAGTTGATGGCAACAGCATAGTGGGTATCTGTTTTGTGGGTTATCGTAATCATGCCATGAGGTCAGGCCTCCTATTGGGGCCCTTGTGCGGTGTTATACTGGTGGGAGGTTATTTCATTATAAGAGGCATGATTATGTTGTTTGGCTTAAAGCATTTTGCCAATGACATTAAATCAACCTCGGCCAGCAATAAAATCCATTTGATTATTGTCCGAATGGGTGTCTGCGCCCTGTTTACTTTGCTGTTTATTTTGGTGTCCATAGCCTGTCACTTCAATGAGTTTAGGAACTCACATGCCTGGTCGGATAGTCTAAAGGATTATGTCAA CTGCTCGATTTTCGGCCGTTTCAACAACGAATATGTccaatgtaaatttgcccaacGCCCTAGTGTTTCCATGCTACAGCTGCATTTGCTGTGCTTATTTGGTGCTGGCATTGTCATGTCCACTTGGTGCTGGACTCCCTCGTCTCTGGAGACCTGGAAACGTTATCTGAGAAAAAAGTGCGGGAAAGATGTCTCCGAGGAGGTGAAAATGCCCAAACACAAGGTAATAGCCCAGACCTGGGCCAAGCGCAAAGAGTTCGAAGATAAAGGCAGACTATCCATCACCCTATGCAATACGCACACCGATCCGGTGGGCTTGAATTTCGATGTCAACGATTTAAATTCCTCGGAAACCAATGATATAAGTTCCACCTGGGCCAACTATCTGCCACAGTTTGTAAAACGGCGAATGGCTTTGACAGGGGCGGCCACAACCACCAATAGCGCCAGTCAGGCAGCACATCGCAAGAATTCTTTGGATTCGGAAATTAGTTTTAGTGTGCGCCATGTTTCCGTAGAATCTCGCCGCAATTCGGTAGATTCTCAAGTTTCGGTAAAAATTCAGGAGATGAAAACCAAAGTAGCCCGTTCCCGAGGTGGCAGGCATCATCACCATGGCAAACATGCGACAGGAGGAGGCAAACGCTATCAAAAAGCCCGAGATTTTGGGGGCAATGTACGCAAGCATaacagtggtggtggtgggggtGGCGTGGGACGCAGAGAGAGCAGCACCTCCATAGAATCTCAAATCATAGCTCTGCAGAAGACCACCTATCCCAATGCCAGGCATAAAGTTGGACTTTTTACACAAAGCACCAAAAACCATAGTTCCAAAAGAAGACATGGCCATGGTACTTTAGATCCAGCTGACATAACCGAATTCTTAGCCAGAAATGGTCAGCTAATACTGCCCTTTCTGCAGAATCAAGGCATGACCACTTCATCTGATGATGATGAAAACTCCAAGGGTTCATTGAAAATACAAGGCTCACGCCTGGATGTGGTGCTCAAGCAAGACCTAAGCGATGAGGATACGGATGATAGTGATAATGGCAATCGCAAAGGCCCACAAATTGAGGAGAtacacgatgatgatgatgacaaaaAGTCCAAAAGACATTCGGCCTATGAAGATTTGCTGTTGAAGCAGACTCAGAAATCTCATGATTCCAATCATAATCACAATCAATCACGTAATTCGACTAGAGCCTCTCGCCATTCACGCAAATCTCAACCCCTAAATTCCTCCCAACACAAACGCTCATTGAAGAGAAAACCCGAAAACTCTTCCCATGCGAATAGACGCAAATCCACCAAttccaaaatatttgaaatggaCTTTTTGAATACCTCAGACTTGAATTTGCAATTAAAACGCGAGCTAACCTTTGGTGGgcatggggaagatgatgacgaTAGCGCCTCAGAAGACTCATTTTCTTCGGTCGATTTAGATCTACCGCTTAATGTGTTCCTACAAAATTCCATATCAGGCCATAGTAAGACCAGCTGTGATGTGGGCATACAGGC